The following are encoded together in the Zingiber officinale cultivar Zhangliang chromosome 8A, Zo_v1.1, whole genome shotgun sequence genome:
- the LOC122012579 gene encoding myb-related protein 2-like isoform X3 → MCIGLPETKATIDKKMYHQGHNNVVSSREAFPPERHLLLQQWGSIPDESGLVLSTDAKPRLKWTPELHDKFIEAVNQLGGADKATPKAVMRLMGIPGLTLYHLKSHLQKYRLGKNLQPQANMGSTKSVVGCQLAAEMTDEGNNNISAVTNTNIVPQPKPIQINEALQMQIEVQRQLQEQLERHLQLRIEAQGKYLQSVLEKAKETLGKQNLGAPGLEAAKVQLCELISEVSNECFSNAFPVESCLTSSEGSQKNQDINDLHQGLRKYNGSLLLRRPNLHDYKPFSSSSLGDYERASVSVCKFEAHPLSSKAQRGGAISEAWHKERRAEAIFLEHPHSKKHAERKNRGKESTGFGIASHTAQLDLNADEDNGDGTERKFDLNGFSWA, encoded by the exons ATGTGCATAGGATTACCTGAAACAAAGGCAACAATAGATAAg AAGATGTATCATCAAGGCCACAACAACGTCGTTTCTTCTAGGGAAGCATTTCCTCCAGAGAGGCATTTGTTACTGCAACAATGGGGGAGCATTCCAGACGAATCGGGACTAGTGCTATCGACTGATGCAAAGCCAAGGTTGAAGTGGACACCTGAACTCCATGATAAATTCATAGAAGCAGTTAATCAACTTGGTGGAGCAGACA AGGCAACACCAAAAGCAGTCATGAGACTCATGGGCATTCCTGGACTGACACTGTATCACCTAAAAAGCCATCTTCAG AAGTACAGACTCGGCAAAAATCTTCAACCTCAAGCAAACATGGGAAGTACTAAGAGTG TTGTAGGTTGTCAGCTAGCAGCAGAAATGACAGATGAAGGTAATAATAATATATCAGCCGTGACCAATACAAATATTGTTCCCCAACCCAA GCCTATTCAGATAAATGAAGCACTTCAAATGCAAATTGAGGTACAAAGACAGCTACAAGAACAACTGGAG AGGCATTTACAACTCCGAATTGAGGCGCAGGGTAAATACTTGCAGTCTGTGCTGGAGAAGGCTAAAGAGACACTTGGGAAGCAGAATTTGGGTGCTCCAGGACTGGAAGCTGCTAAAGTTCAACTCTGTGAACTAATATCCGAAGTCTCAAATGAATGCTTCAGCAATGCCTTTCCAG TAGAAAGTTGCCTTACATCATCTGAAGGATCACAAAAGAATCAAGACATAAATGATCTCCACCAAGGTTTAAGAAAGTATAATGGCAGCTTACTGCTTCGTAGACCAAACCTGCATGATTACAAGCCTTTTTCCTCATCCAGTTTAGGAGATTACGAAAGAGCATCTGTCTCGGTTTGTAAATTTGAGGCGCATCCTTTAAGTTCTAAAGCTCAAAGAGGAGGCGCTATTTCAGAGGCATGGCACAAGGAAAGAAGAGCTGAGGCCATATTTCTTGAGCATCCACACAGCAAGAAACATGCAGAACGGAAAAATAGAGGAAAGGAATCAACTGGTTTTGGAATAGCTAGTCATACAGCACAACTAGACCTCAATGCCGATGAAGATAATGGAGATGGAACAGAGAGGAAATTCGACTTGAATGGTTTCAGTTGGGCCTAG
- the LOC122012579 gene encoding myb-related protein 2-like isoform X4, with protein MCIGLPETKATIDKKMYHQGHNNVVSSREAFPPERHLLLQQWGSIPDESGLVLSTDAKPRLKWTPELHDKFIEAVNQLGGADKATPKAVMRLMGIPGLTLYHLKSHLQKYRLGKNLQPQANMGSTKSVVGCQLAAEMTDEGNNNISAVTNTNIVPQPKPIQINEALQMQIEVQRQLQEQLEGKYLQSVLEKAKETLGKQNLGAPGLEAAKVQLCELISEVSNECFSNAFPVESCLTSSEGSQKNQDINDLHQGLRKYNGSLLLRRPNLHDYKPFSSSSLGDYERASVSVCKFEAHPLSSKAQRGGAISEAWHKERRAEAIFLEHPHSKKHAERKNRGKESTGFGIASHTAQLDLNADEDNGDGTERKFDLNGFSWA; from the exons ATGTGCATAGGATTACCTGAAACAAAGGCAACAATAGATAAg AAGATGTATCATCAAGGCCACAACAACGTCGTTTCTTCTAGGGAAGCATTTCCTCCAGAGAGGCATTTGTTACTGCAACAATGGGGGAGCATTCCAGACGAATCGGGACTAGTGCTATCGACTGATGCAAAGCCAAGGTTGAAGTGGACACCTGAACTCCATGATAAATTCATAGAAGCAGTTAATCAACTTGGTGGAGCAGACA AGGCAACACCAAAAGCAGTCATGAGACTCATGGGCATTCCTGGACTGACACTGTATCACCTAAAAAGCCATCTTCAG AAGTACAGACTCGGCAAAAATCTTCAACCTCAAGCAAACATGGGAAGTACTAAGAGTG TTGTAGGTTGTCAGCTAGCAGCAGAAATGACAGATGAAGGTAATAATAATATATCAGCCGTGACCAATACAAATATTGTTCCCCAACCCAA GCCTATTCAGATAAATGAAGCACTTCAAATGCAAATTGAGGTACAAAGACAGCTACAAGAACAACTGGAG GGTAAATACTTGCAGTCTGTGCTGGAGAAGGCTAAAGAGACACTTGGGAAGCAGAATTTGGGTGCTCCAGGACTGGAAGCTGCTAAAGTTCAACTCTGTGAACTAATATCCGAAGTCTCAAATGAATGCTTCAGCAATGCCTTTCCAG TAGAAAGTTGCCTTACATCATCTGAAGGATCACAAAAGAATCAAGACATAAATGATCTCCACCAAGGTTTAAGAAAGTATAATGGCAGCTTACTGCTTCGTAGACCAAACCTGCATGATTACAAGCCTTTTTCCTCATCCAGTTTAGGAGATTACGAAAGAGCATCTGTCTCGGTTTGTAAATTTGAGGCGCATCCTTTAAGTTCTAAAGCTCAAAGAGGAGGCGCTATTTCAGAGGCATGGCACAAGGAAAGAAGAGCTGAGGCCATATTTCTTGAGCATCCACACAGCAAGAAACATGCAGAACGGAAAAATAGAGGAAAGGAATCAACTGGTTTTGGAATAGCTAGTCATACAGCACAACTAGACCTCAATGCCGATGAAGATAATGGAGATGGAACAGAGAGGAAATTCGACTTGAATGGTTTCAGTTGGGCCTAG
- the LOC122012579 gene encoding myb-related protein 2-like isoform X1, with translation MCIGLPETKATIDKKMYHQGHNNVVSSREAFPPERHLLLQQWGSIPDESGLVLSTDAKPRLKWTPELHDKFIEAVNQLGGADKATPKAVMRLMGIPGLTLYHLKSHLQKYRLGKNLQPQANMGSTKSVVGCQLAAEMTDEGNNNISAVTNTNIVPQPKPIQINEALQMQIEVQRQLQEQLEVQRHLQLRIEAQGKYLQSVLEKAKETLGKQNLGAPGLEAAKVQLCELISEVSNECFSNAFPVESCLTSSEGSQKNQDINDLHQGLRKYNGSLLLRRPNLHDYKPFSSSSLGDYERASVSVCKFEAHPLSSKAQRGGAISEAWHKERRAEAIFLEHPHSKKHAERKNRGKESTGFGIASHTAQLDLNADEDNGDGTERKFDLNGFSWA, from the exons ATGTGCATAGGATTACCTGAAACAAAGGCAACAATAGATAAg AAGATGTATCATCAAGGCCACAACAACGTCGTTTCTTCTAGGGAAGCATTTCCTCCAGAGAGGCATTTGTTACTGCAACAATGGGGGAGCATTCCAGACGAATCGGGACTAGTGCTATCGACTGATGCAAAGCCAAGGTTGAAGTGGACACCTGAACTCCATGATAAATTCATAGAAGCAGTTAATCAACTTGGTGGAGCAGACA AGGCAACACCAAAAGCAGTCATGAGACTCATGGGCATTCCTGGACTGACACTGTATCACCTAAAAAGCCATCTTCAG AAGTACAGACTCGGCAAAAATCTTCAACCTCAAGCAAACATGGGAAGTACTAAGAGTG TTGTAGGTTGTCAGCTAGCAGCAGAAATGACAGATGAAGGTAATAATAATATATCAGCCGTGACCAATACAAATATTGTTCCCCAACCCAA GCCTATTCAGATAAATGAAGCACTTCAAATGCAAATTGAGGTACAAAGACAGCTACAAGAACAACTGGAG GTTCAGAGGCATTTACAACTCCGAATTGAGGCGCAGGGTAAATACTTGCAGTCTGTGCTGGAGAAGGCTAAAGAGACACTTGGGAAGCAGAATTTGGGTGCTCCAGGACTGGAAGCTGCTAAAGTTCAACTCTGTGAACTAATATCCGAAGTCTCAAATGAATGCTTCAGCAATGCCTTTCCAG TAGAAAGTTGCCTTACATCATCTGAAGGATCACAAAAGAATCAAGACATAAATGATCTCCACCAAGGTTTAAGAAAGTATAATGGCAGCTTACTGCTTCGTAGACCAAACCTGCATGATTACAAGCCTTTTTCCTCATCCAGTTTAGGAGATTACGAAAGAGCATCTGTCTCGGTTTGTAAATTTGAGGCGCATCCTTTAAGTTCTAAAGCTCAAAGAGGAGGCGCTATTTCAGAGGCATGGCACAAGGAAAGAAGAGCTGAGGCCATATTTCTTGAGCATCCACACAGCAAGAAACATGCAGAACGGAAAAATAGAGGAAAGGAATCAACTGGTTTTGGAATAGCTAGTCATACAGCACAACTAGACCTCAATGCCGATGAAGATAATGGAGATGGAACAGAGAGGAAATTCGACTTGAATGGTTTCAGTTGGGCCTAG
- the LOC122012579 gene encoding myb-related protein 2-like isoform X5: protein MCIGLPETKATIDKKMYHQGHNNVVSSREAFPPERHLLLQQWGSIPDESGLVLSTDAKPRLKWTPELHDKFIEAVNQLGGADKATPKAVMRLMGIPGLTLYHLKSHLQKYRLGKNLQPQANMGSTKSVVGCQLAAEMTDEGNNNISAVTNTNIVPQPKPIQINEALQMQIEVQRQLQEQLEVQRHLQLRIEAQGKYLQSVLEKAKETLGKQNLGAPGLEAAKVQLCELISEVSNECFSNAFPDLQ from the exons ATGTGCATAGGATTACCTGAAACAAAGGCAACAATAGATAAg AAGATGTATCATCAAGGCCACAACAACGTCGTTTCTTCTAGGGAAGCATTTCCTCCAGAGAGGCATTTGTTACTGCAACAATGGGGGAGCATTCCAGACGAATCGGGACTAGTGCTATCGACTGATGCAAAGCCAAGGTTGAAGTGGACACCTGAACTCCATGATAAATTCATAGAAGCAGTTAATCAACTTGGTGGAGCAGACA AGGCAACACCAAAAGCAGTCATGAGACTCATGGGCATTCCTGGACTGACACTGTATCACCTAAAAAGCCATCTTCAG AAGTACAGACTCGGCAAAAATCTTCAACCTCAAGCAAACATGGGAAGTACTAAGAGTG TTGTAGGTTGTCAGCTAGCAGCAGAAATGACAGATGAAGGTAATAATAATATATCAGCCGTGACCAATACAAATATTGTTCCCCAACCCAA GCCTATTCAGATAAATGAAGCACTTCAAATGCAAATTGAGGTACAAAGACAGCTACAAGAACAACTGGAG GTTCAGAGGCATTTACAACTCCGAATTGAGGCGCAGGGTAAATACTTGCAGTCTGTGCTGGAGAAGGCTAAAGAGACACTTGGGAAGCAGAATTTGGGTGCTCCAGGACTGGAAGCTGCTAAAGTTCAACTCTGTGAACTAATATCCGAAGTCTCAAATGAATGCTTCAGCAATGCCTTTCCAG ATCTTCAGTAG
- the LOC122012579 gene encoding myb-related protein 2-like isoform X2 gives MCIGLPETKATIDKKMYHQGHNNVVSSREAFPPERHLLLQQWGSIPDESGLVLSTDAKPRLKWTPELHDKFIEAVNQLGGADKATPKAVMRLMGIPGLTLYHLKSHLQKYRLGKNLQPQANMGSTKSVVGCQLAAEMTDEGNNNISAVTNTNIVPQPKPIQINEALQMQIEVQRQLQEQLEVQRHLQLRIEAQGKYLQSVLEKAKETLGKQNLGAPGLEAAKVQLCELISEVSNECFSNAFPESCLTSSEGSQKNQDINDLHQGLRKYNGSLLLRRPNLHDYKPFSSSSLGDYERASVSVCKFEAHPLSSKAQRGGAISEAWHKERRAEAIFLEHPHSKKHAERKNRGKESTGFGIASHTAQLDLNADEDNGDGTERKFDLNGFSWA, from the exons ATGTGCATAGGATTACCTGAAACAAAGGCAACAATAGATAAg AAGATGTATCATCAAGGCCACAACAACGTCGTTTCTTCTAGGGAAGCATTTCCTCCAGAGAGGCATTTGTTACTGCAACAATGGGGGAGCATTCCAGACGAATCGGGACTAGTGCTATCGACTGATGCAAAGCCAAGGTTGAAGTGGACACCTGAACTCCATGATAAATTCATAGAAGCAGTTAATCAACTTGGTGGAGCAGACA AGGCAACACCAAAAGCAGTCATGAGACTCATGGGCATTCCTGGACTGACACTGTATCACCTAAAAAGCCATCTTCAG AAGTACAGACTCGGCAAAAATCTTCAACCTCAAGCAAACATGGGAAGTACTAAGAGTG TTGTAGGTTGTCAGCTAGCAGCAGAAATGACAGATGAAGGTAATAATAATATATCAGCCGTGACCAATACAAATATTGTTCCCCAACCCAA GCCTATTCAGATAAATGAAGCACTTCAAATGCAAATTGAGGTACAAAGACAGCTACAAGAACAACTGGAG GTTCAGAGGCATTTACAACTCCGAATTGAGGCGCAGGGTAAATACTTGCAGTCTGTGCTGGAGAAGGCTAAAGAGACACTTGGGAAGCAGAATTTGGGTGCTCCAGGACTGGAAGCTGCTAAAGTTCAACTCTGTGAACTAATATCCGAAGTCTCAAATGAATGCTTCAGCAATGCCTTTCCAG AAAGTTGCCTTACATCATCTGAAGGATCACAAAAGAATCAAGACATAAATGATCTCCACCAAGGTTTAAGAAAGTATAATGGCAGCTTACTGCTTCGTAGACCAAACCTGCATGATTACAAGCCTTTTTCCTCATCCAGTTTAGGAGATTACGAAAGAGCATCTGTCTCGGTTTGTAAATTTGAGGCGCATCCTTTAAGTTCTAAAGCTCAAAGAGGAGGCGCTATTTCAGAGGCATGGCACAAGGAAAGAAGAGCTGAGGCCATATTTCTTGAGCATCCACACAGCAAGAAACATGCAGAACGGAAAAATAGAGGAAAGGAATCAACTGGTTTTGGAATAGCTAGTCATACAGCACAACTAGACCTCAATGCCGATGAAGATAATGGAGATGGAACAGAGAGGAAATTCGACTTGAATGGTTTCAGTTGGGCCTAG